Proteins co-encoded in one Gouania willdenowi chromosome 1, fGouWil2.1, whole genome shotgun sequence genomic window:
- the LOC114468140 gene encoding 3-mercaptopyruvate sulfurtransferase-like gives MSLQARALVSSRWLAQALQTQAQTQALKAPEKLCVLDSSWFMPKVCRDARSEFEKKHIPGASFFDIDQCCDKTSPLDHMLPSEQLFADYVGQLGIHRDTHVVVYDVSEFGAFSSPRVWWMFRVFGHQAVSVLDGGLRCWELHGIPVTDKYTRPAPTEYKASLNRSWIKSYQDILDNLETKKFQVVDTRPLGRFRGLEPEPRGNTDPGHIPGSISIPFHSFLSPSGHFLRQEQLQEQFSRAGVDLSRPVCVVCGSAVTACHVVLAGHECGHTGMSVYDGGWSEKFTRVDE, from the exons ATGTCTCTCCAGGCACGAGCTCTGGTCTCATCCCGGTGGTTGGCTCAGGCCCTTCAGACTCAGGCTCAGACTCAGGCCCTTAAGGCTCCAGAGAAGCTGTGCGTGCTGGACTCTTCTTGGTTCATGCCCAAAGTATGCAGGGATGCACGCTCTGAGTTTGAGAAGAAGCACATCCCAGGGGCATCGTTCTTTGACATAGACCAGTGCTGTGATAAGACCTCTCCCCTGGACCACATGCTGCCCTCTGAGCAGCTCTTTGCAGACTACGTGGGTCAGCTGGGGatacacagagacacacacgtGGTGGTCTACGACGTCAGTGAGTTTGGGGCGTTCTCGTCGCCCCGAGTGTGGTGGATGTTCCGGGTGTTCGGGCACCAGGCTGTGTCCGTGCTGGATGGGGGTCTACGGTGCTGGGAGCTGCACGGCATCCCCGTGACTGACAAGTACACCAGACCCGCCCCCACCGAGTACAAGGCCTCTCTGAACCGGTCCTGGATCAAATCTTACCAGGACATCCTGGACAACCTGGAGACTAAGAAGTTCCAGGTGGTGGATACCAGACCCCTGGGCAGGTTCAGGGGCCTGGAGCCCGAACCCAGAGGCA ACACAGATCCAGGTCACATCCCAGGGTCCATCAGCATTCCCTTCCACTCCTTCCTGTCCCCATCAGGCCACTTCCTACGTCAGGAACAGCTCCAGGAACAGTTCTCTAGGGCCGGCGTGGACCTCAGCCGCCCCGTCTGCGTCGTGTGTGGCTCTGCCGTGACGGCCTGCCACGTGGTTCTGGCGGGTCACGAGTGCGGACACACGGGGATGTCGGTGTACGACGGCGGCTGGTCCGAGAAGTTCACGCGAGTAGATGAGTAG